The genomic interval AAGTTTgaaaagtatatatatacaatTTGCTGCATTGGATTGGGAAACTTTGTATATATTGCAATTCAGCGGAATTGTAAATACCACGACTACACTCGATCTCACGGTGTTTGTTCGACCCTGGTTATAAGATTGGTTTACCTACCCCTGATGCACACAGCTCCGTCAAGCTTTCTTACCTCGTTCAAACCCAACATCCATTTTCCGGAACAGCAATTCAAGCACAGATTCCCCAGAGATACATGAACctgaacaaaaaaaaacatgaATGCTACTAAAAAAGACTACAATAATTCTACAACCCCAATCATGAAttcaagaagaaaaaagaaaaaaaaaaaaaaaaaaaaaaaaaagaaaaaagagaaagagccGAGAAAaccattcccatcccatcatcataaCCCTtaatcatcttcatcacctcgCAACGACCAAactcccctcaacaccaccactattcgtccccccatcccccgcccGCCatgtctcctccgccctaGTCCCAGGAGCCAGCCAGGCAGCGGCCGCATTACTCGCCCCCCtgttcctccccttccccccatgGCCCCCAGCAACATAATCATCCGACTTCTTACTGTCGCCATtgacaacaacccccaccccgctGCTCGAAGCCGGCGGCACGAGGTTAGGAGACGACACCCTCCCATTCGTATACCCatacccacccctcccaaaaaccccatTCATCTCTTGCGGCGACGCCGTGATGCCACCATTATGCTTCACACTCAAAGGCAaaatccccccctccacccccttcaaatTATCCCccgtcaacctcctcgccttcgcATCCGCCTTATTCCTCTCACTGCTCCGGTCGTACATCCACAATCCCAAAAACGTCAGCCCAATCCCCACAGCCTGCACCCTCGTCGTCGGGTTCCTGAACCAAATCAGCGTGATGAAAATGACAAAcaccctcttcaacaagctAGCCACCGAGTACGTAACCGGGGACACAGTagacaacaacacaaacgcGAGGATATTCTGCCCAAAGTGAAAAGTTCCGTTGAAAATATACTCGACCGTCAACCGTCCGTGATCAAAGCTGTTTGGTGAGACCGTCAAGTCGACTGAACCATCATACAAAAAATCAGTGAGGATGTGGAACCCTTCCGACCAGAAccagatggggagggtgcagATGAAGGCCATGCCTGAGGAGTAGTAGAGGAGATTGAGCTTGTCCAGTTTCTTGGACTGGACTCCTAATCCTTCTGCTTCCGCTCGGGCGGCTTCGTTGAACAAGCGCTTGGAAAAGATGTTTTGTGTGACGAATATGATGGTTGCGAGGAGGGCGtagaggatgccgaggaatTGGCCGCCGAATTGGCTCTTGTTGCTGGAGCAGGCGAGCATGACTCCAATGGTGAGAGGGATGAGCGAGATGTATGTCGCGCGGGGGTAGCGGATGTCGAAGATGAAGCGGTAGGCTAGGACGGTGAATAACGGGGAGAGGCCCTTGATTGTGTGGACTAGCGAGACGGGAATCTTGGATGtcgcggtggaggagaggagatggCCGCCGATTTGGAAGACGGccagggggagggtggttcgGATTACATCCCGGGATGGGTATCGGATGGGATGTTTGAGAGCTGGGATGAGGGTTCGTAGTTTGGGGAACTTGGAGGCGAGCCCTGACAGGATGAGGCAGTAGGAAGATACAAAGCCGAATTGGACGATGGTAAGGGTCGCGGGCTTGTCAAAGGCCGTGAGGatggacttggaggaggtgttggtcaGGGCGGAGGACCAGTACCACATTATGCATAGTGACTACACAGCAGGCAACAAGACATATCAGCATGGTGGCACAAGCTGGAAAAGAGGACACAGGGGACATTGGACATACAATGAGCTTCCATGATACAGGAGCGCGGAGGGCGTCGGCTATCTCGTGGGCGTTTTGGCTCATACTCCCGGAGCGCATGCGGTGGATGGCAGTGCTGATGCTACTCCTTTTCCTGGCATGGCCGTATGCGTgagaggaggcggcgccGGGAGCCCATTTTACTCTGCTGTCGCGGCGGGCGTGAGCGTGGGCGTGCCAACGTTGctctggttgttgttgcgtAGCACTTTCCCTGCTGTATCCGTATCCAttctgttgctgctgccttcctcctccattcGGCGCGCTCGAATCGAAAACGTGGGCGGCATCAAAGTCGGGGAACTTTTCTGTACCGTTGTGCGCCGGGCTACCGTTTGCGTTGGACAGTCGGTTCTGCGACGGTGCCCGCATGTGCGAGGTCGAGTGTGGCATCGCGCACAGGTGTCTGGTGTAGGTATGAACAGAGAAGGACTTTGTTCAGTCGTATCTATAGCGATATCTGTACTCGGGATCCTTGGACAGTTGGCGTGGGATGTTGGCGTAAGCGAGTGGGAAGTACAGGACTTGGCTTGACAGACGTCACAAGCaagttttaaaaaaataaaaaataaaaagtcAATCAATCAAGCGAGTGTGTTGTTGAAAATCAACTAGTTTCAAGTAATCATGGCAAACTCGGTTGACAAGCAGCAGAGGCAGGAAAATGAAAGAGAGTTGTGTTTGATAGCCTGAAGCAATCACCAATCACACAGAATTCGAGTCGATGGCAATTGGCAACCTATGTATGCAGCGCGCGGCGGTTTTGAATCCCGCCAATTAAGCTCTCTTGGCGCTTCCAATTGCTGTCACAGAAGCAGCACGCGCTGCAGGGGGGGTCTCCATCCAGCCTTCGGAGCGCACCAGCCACACCTTGTTCACTCCCAAACAGCCACCGCCAAGCCAAGACCTGCCTCTTTCTCAAAAGTTTTGGGGCGCGCCGCATGGCGATTGATTGCTGGACGTTGATGAATCGAGGACGTTGATAGCGCGTCAAACTCCACCCGccggccatcatcaccacccccgactGCTTTTACGACATCAATATCATCATATCACGGCCCAAATCCGAGTCGCATCACGAGTACATCATCAAGCTTTTTCCCTTGACGAACAAGAGCCGACGGCTCACAGCTGTCCAAGATGGCGGCCCCAAAAATGACCAAGAACCAAATGCGccgggcgaagaagaaggagcagaaaAAGGCACAGGTCGAGGTCAGTACTGCTTTCTATCCATCAGTTCACAACACAATCCCAATTTCTGACTATTTTTCCCAGAACGGCTCAAAAGCCCCAGAAGATACCAAGGATGACACCCCAAGGGAAAACGGATCTCTACCAGACGACCAAACACCCGTCGCCGATCTCGAAGTCAAGAAGGATGGCGATGAAGACACAAAAATGGACGCTGATGGTCCCATCATCGACGAAATCCCATTGGACGACCCCGCCTACGCCGATTTCAAGAAAGCGTTCGAAAAGTACGGCATGAGcctggacgacgacgacgaggtaGCAAAAGAGGCCAACGCAGGCAACAAGGGCGAGGTCTTCTTTGACCAGGACGACGAGATTCCcagcgaagacgaagacgcgCAACCAAAGatgtccaagaagaagcgcaaaaagctcaacaagctctCCATCGCAGAGCTCAAGGCTCTCGTGCGGACcccagaggtggtggaatggAACGATGTCTCGTCATCAGATCCACGTTTGTTGGTACAAATCAAGGCGCAGCGCAATATTGTTCCTGTGCCTGGGCATTGGTCGTTGAAGCGTGAGTACCTCTCCAGCAAGCGTGGCATCGAGAAGCCGCCGTTCAAGCTCCCCCAGTTCATCGCCGAGACGGGCATCACCGAGATGCGAGATGCGGTTTTGGAGAAGCAGGCCGAGCAAACCctcaagcagaagcagcGAGAGAGAGTACAGCCCAAGATGGGCAAGCTCGACATTGACTACCAAAAGCTCTACGATGCCTTCTTCCGCCACCAGACCAAGCCAGACCTGACTCGATTCGGTGACGTCTACTACGAAGGCAAAGAGTGGGAGGCCGACTACAAGATCTTTAAGGCTGGTGAACTCAGCGAAGGACTCCGGGATGCTCTAGGGATGCAACCAGGCTTTCCTCCCCCATGgctcctccagcaacaacgCATCGGTCCTCCCCCGTCTTACCCAACCCTCAAAatcccgggcctgaacgcccctctcccaccaggAGCTTCTTGGGGCTTCCAGCCTGGTCAATGGGGCAAACCCCCATTAGACGAATATAACCGTCCCCTCTACGGAGGCGATATTTTTGGCCTCATGGTCCCGGGACAGCCAGGGTACCCCACGGGCGCACCAGCTCAACCAGGCCagcccgcagcagcagcagcagcagcgtaCATCACCCTGGCGGAACCAATTGACCGCACACTTTGGGGAGaactccaaccccccgccGAAGAgtcggaagaggaagaatccgaagaagaagaggaagaagactcggacgaggaagacggaGACCACATCCCGGCCGGTGGGATCGAAACTTCCACCGGCCTCGAAACTCCGGGCGGATACGCCAGCACACTCCACCCTGACGCCTCTGGTATTGAATCCAGTATGGGAGGTGAATTCGATCTCCGGAAACAGTCCCGCAGGGGCTACGAAACGGAGGAACACCCACGGTCGGCGTATACCGTCATCCCAGAGAGGCAAACGAGAGTGGAGGGCTTCTTTGGCTCGGATAAGACGTACGACTTGGGGAGACACGGGGCCGGGCTGCcggtgctggggagggaggatgaggagagcaggaagaggaagaagccgGGGGACGTGGAGGTCAGTCTTGATCCGGATCagctggtgagggaggagggggtgagcaaggaggagctgaagaagaggtatgagcaggggaggagggaggagggggtgggggcgCAGTGGAACAAGAGCCAgtttgaggaggatttgACGGATTTTATTGCGAGTGAGAGCAGGaagaggcagaagagggACGAGGAgcggaagggggagaggaggagatgatggtgcGGGATTCGTACATCAAAAAGGAGGGTTTGGCGTTTAGCGTTTGGTAATCAtgagggtttggggttgtttaATAGTGTAGGACATAGCTAGATTGCAGGTGCATAAGCGCATTTTTATGATGCTTCAGTGGTCTTGATTGTAAAATAGATAGATGGAGGCTCTGATTGTGGTTGAACTTTGTACTGAACAATCTAAATATCCCAACTACAACCCAAGCTGGTATCTAGTCCAAACCTTTCCATTCAACAGCCACCTACCCAGATACaagtctctctctctctctctattcCGCCTAtctattattattattattattattattcaaccaaccactcctccacctcaaccccaaccgacctccccaaccccctaaccacctcccacccgaCCGCAACCCTCCACTTGCCCCCCAAATCCGtcacatccccccctcccccgacctTGACCAACAGCCTCAAGCTCGCCAGCGTGGCGATGCTCATATAAATATCATTATCCAACCCTTGTTCCCCCTCAACGATCCCATTTTTGATCCTCCCTCCACTAGCCGGATCCCACTCTGTGCGTACAGCCATAAATATAGCcagcatcctctccaaaacaaACGCGTGCGCCCCCAGCAGCTTCCTTGCAATCTTGCGGTGTTGAGACCCGTTTTTTCTTGCTCGACCCCCGGTAAACCCACCCCGACGACGTTTACGCCCGTGGTGAAAAGTGGAAAAGAGGGTGAGGTCTGATTTAGTCGGGTTGTGAGAGGCGAGGTAGGCTGATAGAAGCAAAAAGCGGGCGGTGgtagggaggagggtggcgaggtCGGTTGttttgatggtgggattgggggtggtggtggtggtggaaggagaaagggagagggttgggtcGAGGACGGATTCATCCTGGAAGTGAACCCTCGCTAGGACGATTAATTTGGAAAATTCTTTCACGGTGTGGGTTCGGGCGAGGATGGGTTGGATGAATTTTGGCCAGAGGGTTCGGCTTGCTTGGGttagggaggggagggtgcgGGAGGcggggcgggagagggagtcgTGGAGAGCAGAGAGGAAGCGGGTGTAGAGGTCGAGGGTttcggttggggttgttgagggggtgatgggggggggaggggagagggagaggatggtgatgaattCGGGTTTGGTGTAGGTTGGGAAGTGGAGGTTAGGGGTAAAGgttgtgaggaggttgtttgggggtggggaggtgaggatgaagagggttgTTAGGGAGGGGATCTAGGGAGTGTTAGTGGGTAGCTATACCAGAAGTGAGGATAGGGGGTGGTAGGGGGAGGGGCTTACAATCTCTGATAGTCTTGCTAgtgctgggaggagggtgtgagGTGCCTCTCGTTGATGGTCGATGCCGTCAAAGACAAGGACGAACCGGAACCCGTCTGGCCGTTCGGTGTACTTGAGCATCTTGGAGAGCTCGACGGTCAACTGTGAGACTGACTCGCACCTTGGGGCGACGGCCTCCCATTCCACGGCGGCGGCCACCTTGCCCACGACTGTCTCGTACAGATGGCGAGCTGTGATACATTCTATCGAGTTGACAATGGCGTGTTTAAACGAGTCCCCGTCAAGGCTGGCCAAGAGGGCGGTTGTGATGGCAGATTTGCCTGTTGCTTCAGTACCATAGACTACCAGATTCCGACATGGTGCTGAGCTGGGCTTTGCTTGTTAATTCGGTGTTCAGATCCTAGCTCTCCTATGTGAAATGCTCTTACATTCAAAAGTGTAGCTAGTGCTCTGATCTGGGGCTCTCTGCAAGGAAACTGTTTGGTAATGAGGCTGAGCCTGAGCTCGTCAGGGAGCTCGAATATTGGTACAGTCATTGTCTGAAGTCTGCAACGGTCCCCTTCACGATCAATTGACTTTTTACTTCTAAAAAGAAGTGGTAATTTGTTTGGGCTGTCGCACTAGAGATGGCCGTTTACAAGGTGCCAACGCGTCGGCGCGtttgttgaaggtggtgtCAGTGCGCTGCCAGCCCGCCTACCTAATCCCAGCCGGGCGATGGCCTACCGTCCGGCTCCACTTGTTCCAGGCTGTCGGCTGCTGGGTGCTGTAACGCGGGTGCTTGCCAGTGCCCGGGAGCCCGAGCGTTTCTATTGGAGATCATCAATGAGAAGGCATTCACAAAATCCCAGGAATCTTCAGCACCCAACAGAGCCATGGGGTAAGTGTTTCACATAGGTcagcagagaagaagatcgATCTAATGTGCAGAATAGATCGTAGTATTTCTCCGCGTTCCATCTCCATGGGGCCACAGGGCCACAGGGCCGAATAACTGGCCGAGTGCTATCCCTGAAATTGCCCTTCCCCAACTTTGCAGCGGGACTAGACCCAGCTGAGGTTGAATCGGTGATGTGCAGCGCCAACCGACGGAGCCTCTTGGCCTTCCCAGGTGCCGTCGTGCCGCCATGAGAATCGCGGGGGCCCCGAACTTTCTCTGGCTGGCCGGATCCAAGAGAATCGATATGCGGGTTGCAACCTCCGGAGAACTCTAGCTGGGAGGAACAAGATTCCAAGTGTCCGTTCCATCATGAAAAAGCAACATCAAAACGTGACGATGCCCTCCACGGCGCAGACACCACTTCCAagcaaccaaccccaacctcaaatTCGCCGTctccccaccctccaaccAAAGGCCGATCTGGAGCGTGACCGTGACCGTGACCGTGAACGACAACTCCAGGAGGGCCCGCCGCCGAGAGGGGGTAGTGGACCCGGCGACGAAAATACCATGAGCTCGTCGACGCCATCAGCTTCATCGTCTTCAACAtccggtggtgttgtcgagaAACCCTACCACGCAAAACGCCCGCACAAAAAGAGCAGGACCGGCTGTCGGAACTGCAAGTCCAGAAAAGTCAAATGTGACGAAGCAAAGCCGTCATGTCGTGCCTGTACCGCCAGGAACGATCGATGCGTGTACCCAGTCATcacaccaacagcaaccg from Podospora pseudoanserina strain CBS 124.78 chromosome 6, whole genome shotgun sequence carries:
- a CDS encoding hypothetical protein (COG:E; COG:G; EggNog:ENOG503NUBJ) — protein: MPHSTSHMRAPSQNRLSNANGSPAHNGTEKFPDFDAAHVFDSSAPNGGGRQQQQNGYGYSRESATQQQPEQRWHAHAHARRDSRVKWAPGAASSHAYGHARKRSSISTAIHRMRSGSMSQNAHEIADALRAPVSWKLISLCIMWYWSSALTNTSSKSILTAFDKPATLTIVQFGFVSSYCLILSGLASKFPKLRTLIPALKHPIRYPSRDVIRTTLPLAVFQIGGHLLSSTATSKIPVSLVHTIKGLSPLFTVLAYRFIFDIRYPRATYISLIPLTIGVMLACSSNKSQFGGQFLGILYALLATIIFVTQNIFSKRLFNEAARAEAEGLGVQSKKLDKLNLLYYSSGMAFICTLPIWFWSEGFHILTDFLYDGSVDLTVSPNSFDHGRLTVEYIFNGTFHFGQNILAFVLLSTVSPVTYSVASLLKRVFVIFITLIWFRNPTTRVQAVGIGLTFLGLWMYDRSSERNKADAKARRLTGDNLKGVEGGILPLSVKHNGGITASPQEMNGVFGRGGYGYTNGRVSSPNLVPPASSSGVGVVVNGDSKKSDDYVAGGHGGKGRNRGASNAAAAWLAPGTRAEETWRAGDGGTNSGGVEGSLVVAR
- a CDS encoding hypothetical protein (EggNog:ENOG503NUUD; BUSCO:EOG09263QUM; COG:A) encodes the protein MAAPKMTKNQMRRAKKKEQKKAQVENGSKAPEDTKDDTPRENGSLPDDQTPVADLEVKKDGDEDTKMDADGPIIDEIPLDDPAYADFKKAFEKYGMSLDDDDEVAKEANAGNKGEVFFDQDDEIPSEDEDAQPKMSKKKRKKLNKLSIAELKALVRTPEVVEWNDVSSSDPRLLVQIKAQRNIVPVPGHWSLKREYLSSKRGIEKPPFKLPQFIAETGITEMRDAVLEKQAEQTLKQKQRERVQPKMGKLDIDYQKLYDAFFRHQTKPDLTRFGDVYYEGKEWEADYKIFKAGELSEGLRDALGMQPGFPPPWLLQQQRIGPPPSYPTLKIPGLNAPLPPGASWGFQPGQWGKPPLDEYNRPLYGGDIFGLMVPGQPGYPTGAPAQPGQPAAAAAAAYITLAEPIDRTLWGELQPPAEESEEEESEEEEEEDSDEEDGDHIPAGGIETSTGLETPGGYASTLHPDASGIESSMGGEFDLRKQSRRGYETEEHPRSAYTVIPERQTRVEGFFGSDKTYDLGRHGAGLPVLGREDEESRKRKKPGDVEVSLDPDQLVREEGVSKEELKKRYEQGRREEGVGAQWNKSQFEEDLTDFIASESRKRQKRDEERKGERRR
- a CDS encoding hypothetical protein (COG:L; EggNog:ENOG503NZQE); the encoded protein is MTVPIFELPDELRLSLITKQFPCREPQIRALATLLNPSSAPCRNLVVYGTEATGKSAITTALLASLDGDSFKHAIVNSIECITARHLYETVVGKVAAAVEWEAVAPRCESVSQLTVELSKMLKYTERPDGFRFVLVFDGIDHQREAPHTLLPALARLSEIIPSLTTLFILTSPPPNNLLTTFTPNLHFPTYTKPEFITILSLSPPPPITPSTTPTETLDLYTRFLSALHDSLSRPASRTLPSLTQASRTLWPKFIQPILARTHTVKEFSKLIVLARVHFQDESVLDPTLSLSPSTTTTTPNPTIKTTDLATLLPTTARFLLLSAYLASHNPTKSDLTLFSTFHHGRKRRRGGFTGGRARKNGSQHRKIARKLLGAHAFVLERMLAIFMAVRTEWDPASGGRIKNGIVEGEQGLDNDIYMSIATLASLRLLVKVGGGGDVTDLGGKWRVAVGWEVVRGLGRSVGVEVEEWLVE